The nucleotide sequence AAAACGGCAAAGCTGTTTCTATCGCCACGCCAGAGCAGGGACAGCTCGTCCGTGACATTGAGCGTTTGCTAAAAAAATCCATAAATATCGTCAAGCCCGCCGACGGGGAAGTTTTAAAATTCAGCGGCGCCGAAAGACCGGTCAGACCGCGTCAAAGGCCGCGCGGCAATCTGCGCGGCAAAAAAAGTTATAATTTCCAAAAACTGGAAAACTATGAGCGGCCGCCGCAAAAAGAAAAGCGTTTCCCGGCCGCGCGCGACAGCCGCAGGTCAGATAAAGCGCCGGCCAGCAAACCGCTTTATTCGCACGATTCCAGCGACACCGGCAATTTTTTTCAAAAAAAATGGCTGCCCAACAGATCTCACGGCAAGAAACGCTGACCGTTTAGCAATTTTATTTTTTCCGCGCGCGGCAAACTTTTGATCGCTTTTTCCCGTTTGAGCGCCGCGCTTTTAGTGTAACCATCTTCTTGATAAACCAGACGCGCCGGAAGTCTCGCTCTGGTGTATTTAGCGCCCTGTCCGGAATTGTGCGCGGCGAGACGCTCCGCCGCGTGCAAAGCAATACCCGTGTAATAAGTGCTGTCCGCGCACTGCAAAATATACACGGAATACATCAGCGGCCGCCGCGCGCCGCTTCTTCAAAAAGCAGCAGGTCATTTTCCG is from Candidatus Margulisiibacteriota bacterium and encodes:
- a CDS encoding GIY-YIG nuclease family protein, translating into MYSVYILQCADSTYYTGIALHAAERLAAHNSGQGAKYTRARLPARLVYQEDGYTKSAALKREKAIKSLPRAEKIKLLNGQRFLP